Proteins encoded together in one Deinococcus hopiensis KR-140 window:
- a CDS encoding MGMT family protein, with protein MTPEALQETQAHGNFRQRVLSLVARIPPGRVMTYGQLALLAGQPGPGGARLAGFVMGSLAGKAGAGEEALPWQRVINAQGKVSTHKLGFGDVQEELLRSEGVEFDASGRCDLARLQWWPQEEGREEPPQALL; from the coding sequence ATGACGCCGGAAGCTCTTCAAGAAACGCAGGCCCACGGGAACTTCCGTCAGCGCGTACTTTCGCTGGTGGCGCGCATTCCGCCGGGGCGGGTGATGACGTACGGGCAACTCGCGCTGCTCGCCGGGCAACCCGGGCCGGGGGGCGCGCGGCTGGCGGGTTTCGTGATGGGCAGCCTGGCGGGCAAGGCAGGGGCAGGCGAGGAAGCGCTGCCCTGGCAACGGGTCATCAACGCGCAGGGAAAGGTCAGCACCCACAAACTGGGATTTGGCGACGTGCAGGAGGAATTGCTGCGATCGGAAGGCGTGGAGTTCGACGCTTCGGGGCGCTGTGACCTTGCCCGCTTGCAGTGGTGGCCCCAGGAGGAAGGCCGCGAGGAACCGCCGCAAGCGCTGCTCTAA
- a CDS encoding menaquinone biosynthetic enzyme MqnA/MqnD family protein, with amino-acid sequence MTYRAGWIHYTNVAPILDSLTLPLGVTAITGVPTQMNAALLSGEVDIANISAVEFIRHADQLEALPDFSVAVLGPVYSVNLFHTAPLPELRRVALTAQSAMSVALLEVLLRERGLTPTLERAEGEAQTLLTQGYDGVLRIGDSALREWYGVVGPLTPETTMTSLPHAARGICVTDLAEEWFRLTGHPFVFAVWAYRRDNPPPPELVQAMREARREGIGYLADVAGRHAFKLGLPERVVQHYLWNFRYHLEAPDRLGLQEFADKAVPGHAPLRFGPRPGQMR; translated from the coding sequence ATGACCTACCGCGCCGGCTGGATTCACTACACCAACGTCGCGCCCATCCTCGATTCGCTGACGCTGCCGCTGGGCGTCACGGCCATCACGGGCGTGCCCACCCAGATGAACGCCGCACTGCTCTCCGGCGAGGTGGACATCGCCAATATCAGTGCGGTGGAATTTATCCGGCACGCGGACCAGCTCGAAGCGCTGCCCGACTTCAGCGTGGCTGTGCTGGGGCCAGTGTATTCGGTAAACCTCTTTCATACCGCGCCGCTCCCTGAATTGCGCCGGGTGGCCCTGACCGCCCAGTCTGCCATGAGCGTGGCCCTGCTGGAGGTGTTGCTGCGGGAGCGCGGCCTGACCCCAACCCTCGAGCGGGCCGAGGGCGAGGCGCAAACGCTGCTGACCCAGGGCTACGACGGCGTGCTGCGCATCGGCGACAGCGCCCTGCGCGAATGGTACGGCGTGGTAGGCCCACTGACGCCCGAAACCACCATGACCAGCCTGCCCCATGCGGCCCGGGGCATCTGCGTCACCGATCTGGCCGAGGAGTGGTTCCGGCTGACCGGCCACCCCTTCGTGTTCGCAGTGTGGGCGTACCGCCGCGACAACCCGCCACCGCCGGAACTGGTTCAGGCCATGCGGGAAGCCCGGCGCGAGGGAATCGGGTACCTGGCAGACGTGGCGGGCAGGCATGCCTTCAAACTCGGTCTCCCCGAGCGGGTGGTGCAGCATTACCTCTGGAACTTCCGCTACCACCTCGAAGCGCCGGACCGGCTGGGCCTGCAGGAATTTGCGGACAAGGCCGTGCCCGGACACGCGCCGCTGAGGTTTGGACCCAGGCCGGGGCAGATGCGGTGA
- a CDS encoding nuclear transport factor 2 family protein: MTPSPEPLDEVLRLDDTWNAAYHRRDPAMMAGVVADDWMAFFPDGQAVFKADLLEGMRHNPPAALMFERHAARVFGDTAVTRGTLYANGERLQSFYRVYARREGEWRGVSVQVVP; this comes from the coding sequence ATGACCCCCTCCCCCGAGCCGCTGGACGAGGTGCTGCGCCTCGACGATACCTGGAACGCCGCCTATCACCGCCGCGATCCCGCCATGATGGCGGGCGTGGTGGCCGACGACTGGATGGCCTTTTTCCCCGACGGCCAAGCTGTGTTCAAGGCCGATCTGCTGGAAGGCATGCGCCACAACCCGCCCGCTGCCCTGATGTTCGAGCGCCATGCCGCCCGGGTCTTTGGTGACACGGCGGTGACGCGCGGCACCCTATATGCCAACGGCGAGCGCCTGCAGAGCTTTTACCGGGTGTATGCGCGGCGGGAAGGCGAGTGGCGTGGAGTGAGCGTGCAGGTGGTGCCGTGA
- the mqnE gene encoding aminofutalosine synthase MqnE, with translation MKWLRDQALAHIVDKVEAGERLSFDEGMRLYHTRDLNALMRLANMTKKRLHGDKVFFVHSMRLEFTNICYVGCTFCAFAAHKGEERAWDYSPGEVVEQVRRRYLPGITELHMSSGHHPNHKWDYYPEMVRGLRDAFPDVQVKAFTAAEIEHFAKISKKSTLEVLRELQAAGLAALPGGGAEIFADRVRRQVAKNKVKADKWLQIHREAHSLGLRTNATMLYGHIETLEERLDHMHRLRDLQEETGGFHAFIPLAFQPMGNSLAQNLGKTDFTTGLDDLRNLAVARIYLDNFPHIKGYWVMIGSEVTQVSLDWGVSDIDGTIQEEHIAHAAGATSPMALSQAGMVKMIQHAGRVPVLRDAYYNELEVFGRGGFGRAGSGAEAAD, from the coding sequence ATGAAGTGGCTGCGCGATCAGGCCCTCGCCCACATCGTGGACAAGGTGGAGGCGGGCGAACGCCTCTCTTTCGACGAGGGGATGCGGCTCTACCACACCCGTGATCTCAATGCCCTGATGCGGTTGGCGAACATGACCAAGAAGCGGCTGCACGGCGACAAGGTGTTTTTCGTCCACTCCATGCGGCTGGAGTTCACCAACATCTGCTACGTGGGCTGCACATTCTGTGCCTTCGCTGCCCACAAGGGCGAGGAGCGCGCGTGGGACTACTCACCGGGCGAAGTGGTGGAGCAGGTACGCCGCCGCTACCTGCCCGGCATCACCGAACTGCACATGAGCAGCGGGCACCACCCGAACCACAAGTGGGACTACTACCCCGAGATGGTGCGCGGGCTGCGGGACGCTTTCCCAGACGTGCAGGTCAAAGCGTTTACCGCCGCTGAGATCGAGCACTTCGCCAAGATCAGCAAGAAATCCACGCTGGAGGTGCTGCGCGAGTTGCAGGCGGCGGGCCTCGCCGCCTTGCCGGGGGGCGGCGCGGAAATTTTCGCGGACCGCGTGCGGCGGCAGGTGGCAAAGAACAAGGTCAAGGCCGACAAGTGGCTCCAGATTCACCGCGAGGCGCACTCGCTGGGCCTGCGGACCAACGCCACCATGCTCTACGGCCACATCGAGACGCTGGAGGAGCGGCTGGACCACATGCACCGCCTGCGCGACTTGCAGGAAGAAACGGGCGGCTTCCACGCCTTTATTCCCCTCGCCTTTCAGCCGATGGGCAACAGCCTCGCCCAGAACCTGGGGAAGACGGACTTCACCACTGGTTTGGACGATCTGCGTAACCTCGCCGTGGCCCGCATCTACCTCGATAATTTCCCGCACATCAAGGGCTACTGGGTGATGATCGGCTCGGAGGTCACGCAAGTGAGCCTCGACTGGGGCGTGTCGGACATCGACGGCACGATTCAGGAGGAACACATCGCTCACGCAGCGGGCGCGACTTCGCCGATGGCCCTCTCGCAGGCGGGCATGGTGAAGATGATTCAACACGCGGGCCGGGTGCCCGTGCTGCGCGACGCCTATTACAACGAGTTGGAAGTGTTCGGGAGAGGTGGCTTCGGCAGGGCGGGGTCAGGCGCGGAGGCGGCGGACTAA
- the cax gene encoding calcium/proton exchanger, with translation MIMNLLLIFLPISLLLEYVFKAPPLWVFFTATVAIIPLADWLRKATEQIAARAGPTIGGLLNVTFGNLAELIIAIFVLLQGNTTVVKAQITGSILGNALLGLGLAILIGSFGRTTQKFSRQNAGQLNSMLFLLVIALLIPALFDYTERLPGFTAGGEVLRQNLDEHLSLGVAIVLLVVYALNLIYTLVTHKDVFALEDEDHGHGDGPLWPVWRAWAVLIGGTALIALESELLSGALEATSSTLGLSPFFLGIIVLAVVGNFAEYIAGSYFARQGKIGLAINIAVGATIQVALFTAPLLVLISYFIGKPMNLVFSSPLELVAIVAVALTVTTVTKDGEATWFEGVMLLAVYLLLALAFFFVTPKAEGEKAGAMRPPAVNSTLSAA, from the coding sequence ATGATCATGAACCTGCTGCTGATCTTCCTGCCGATCAGCCTGCTGCTGGAGTACGTCTTCAAGGCACCACCGCTGTGGGTGTTTTTCACGGCGACGGTGGCGATCATTCCGCTCGCCGACTGGCTGCGAAAGGCCACCGAGCAGATCGCCGCGCGGGCCGGGCCCACCATCGGCGGGTTACTCAACGTCACCTTCGGCAATCTGGCCGAGCTCATTATCGCCATCTTCGTGCTGCTGCAGGGCAACACCACGGTGGTCAAGGCGCAGATCACCGGCAGCATCCTGGGCAACGCGCTGCTGGGGCTGGGCCTCGCCATCTTGATCGGTTCGTTCGGGCGCACCACCCAGAAATTCAGTCGGCAAAACGCCGGGCAGCTCAACTCCATGTTGTTTCTGCTCGTTATTGCGCTGCTGATTCCGGCCCTGTTCGACTACACCGAGCGTCTGCCGGGCTTCACAGCGGGCGGCGAGGTGCTGAGGCAGAATCTGGACGAACACCTCAGCCTGGGCGTGGCGATTGTGCTGCTCGTCGTCTATGCCCTGAACCTGATCTACACGCTGGTCACCCACAAGGACGTCTTTGCCCTTGAGGACGAGGACCACGGACACGGTGACGGGCCGCTGTGGCCGGTATGGCGCGCGTGGGCCGTTCTGATCGGCGGCACAGCCCTCATTGCGCTGGAATCTGAACTGCTCTCAGGCGCGCTGGAGGCCACGAGCAGCACGCTGGGCCTCAGCCCTTTTTTCCTGGGAATCATCGTACTGGCCGTGGTGGGCAACTTCGCCGAGTACATTGCGGGCAGCTACTTCGCGCGGCAGGGCAAGATCGGGCTGGCCATCAACATCGCCGTGGGCGCGACCATTCAGGTGGCCCTCTTTACTGCTCCGCTGCTGGTCCTCATCTCGTACTTTATCGGCAAGCCCATGAACCTGGTGTTTTCCAGCCCACTGGAGCTCGTCGCCATCGTGGCCGTCGCGCTGACGGTCACCACCGTGACCAAGGACGGCGAGGCCACCTGGTTCGAGGGCGTGATGCTGCTGGCCGTATATCTGCTGCTGGCGCTGGCCTTCTTCTTCGTGACGCCGAAGGCGGAGGGTGAGAAAGCGGGGGCGATGCGGCCCCCAGCGGTGAACTCGACCCTCTCGGCGGCCTGA
- a CDS encoding TldD/PmbA family protein yields MTKSAEVQTAQLSLEGARAYLLDRARARGVTLEVYGERGTSTGVQAFGGEVSEFKLSARQGVALRVVVGGAWGHSYTENLSRPALDRALDMAVENAELVAPEAGAGVQHWPPPPELDLYGEGLSGVTVEQKVDVALELDRAARDADPRVASVPYGGYEDGDTLRLVGNTAGLGREARELYAMGYAYPLVTEGGQHKIQGDWQFTREFTELDPTRTALSAVEKAVALLGAKAAPSGTFPAILSGECLGQLLALFAPMFSGQMVEEGKSPLAGRLGEAVASPLVTLTDDPTLLRGLQSRAFDAEGCPSVPLTLIEGGRLSAFLHNAATAARAGTVSTGHASRQGIQGTVGVAPSNLVLHAGGAQAARLSAGLTGVRVTGVSGGHAGAKPITGDFSLEAEGFWVEGGEVAHPLEVFTVAGNILDLLVGIEAVGRELRETQYAVNAPDVRVGALAIGGM; encoded by the coding sequence ATGACGAAGAGTGCAGAAGTCCAGACCGCCCAGCTCAGCCTCGAAGGCGCCCGCGCCTACCTGCTGGACCGGGCGCGGGCGCGCGGCGTGACGCTGGAGGTGTACGGCGAGCGCGGTACGTCTACGGGCGTGCAGGCCTTTGGCGGCGAAGTCAGCGAATTCAAGCTCTCGGCGCGGCAGGGCGTGGCGCTGCGCGTGGTGGTCGGCGGCGCGTGGGGGCACAGCTACACCGAAAACCTTTCCCGGCCCGCGCTGGACCGGGCGCTGGATATGGCTGTGGAGAACGCCGAACTCGTCGCGCCCGAGGCTGGGGCGGGCGTGCAGCACTGGCCGCCCCCACCCGAACTCGACCTGTACGGTGAGGGCCTGAGCGGCGTGACGGTGGAGCAAAAGGTGGACGTGGCACTGGAACTCGACCGCGCCGCCCGGGACGCTGACCCACGCGTGGCGAGCGTGCCCTACGGCGGCTATGAGGACGGTGACACCCTGCGCCTGGTGGGCAACACCGCCGGGCTCGGCCGCGAGGCCCGCGAACTGTACGCCATGGGCTACGCCTACCCCCTGGTCACGGAAGGCGGACAGCACAAGATTCAGGGCGACTGGCAGTTTACCCGCGAGTTCACGGAACTGGACCCCACCCGCACTGCCCTCTCGGCAGTGGAAAAGGCCGTGGCGTTGCTGGGCGCGAAAGCCGCCCCGAGCGGCACCTTTCCCGCCATCCTCTCGGGGGAGTGCCTGGGGCAACTGCTTGCCCTTTTCGCCCCCATGTTCAGCGGACAGATGGTGGAGGAAGGCAAGAGCCCCCTGGCTGGACGCCTCGGTGAGGCCGTTGCCTCCCCGCTCGTCACCCTGACCGATGACCCCACCCTGCTGCGCGGCCTACAGTCCCGCGCCTTCGACGCCGAGGGCTGCCCCAGCGTGCCCCTGACCCTGATCGAAGGGGGACGACTCTCGGCCTTTCTGCACAACGCGGCGACGGCGGCACGGGCGGGGACGGTCAGCACCGGCCACGCTTCCCGCCAGGGCATTCAGGGGACTGTGGGCGTGGCTCCCAGCAACCTCGTCCTGCACGCGGGCGGAGCGCAGGCCGCTCGCCTGAGCGCCGGACTGACCGGCGTGCGGGTGACGGGCGTGTCGGGCGGCCACGCGGGCGCGAAGCCCATCACCGGCGACTTCTCGCTGGAGGCCGAAGGCTTCTGGGTGGAGGGCGGCGAGGTGGCACATCCGCTGGAGGTCTTCACGGTGGCGGGCAACATCCTCGATCTGCTCGTGGGGATTGAGGCCGTGGGGCGCGAGTTGCGCGAGACCCAATACGCGGTGAACGCGCCCGACGTGCGGGTGGGAGCGCTTGCCATCGGGGGAATGTAG
- a CDS encoding TldD/PmbA family protein yields MLNETLAGEVLSLARAGGADFTELFVEDTVTTGLRLHQGEVKDAGGGNLFGAGLRLLYGSRVVYAYTNDVTATGLRDLAGQVARARAGSGETDRAGTGGLDFRRVDAPPLYVAREHPLHASSREKLALMRRAHRAAAGAPQIKTVDVTYSDRVQRVLVANSEGMWAEDERVWTRMGVTAIAQDGTLRETGTCSPGAGQGLEFFETFRPESIGAEAAQIAGAMLHASYAPAGKLPVVIGNAFGGVIFHEACGHILETTSVEKNASVFADKMGQKIAHESVTAIDDGTLPGAWGMVNVDDEGMAGQRTVLIENGVLKSFLVDRVGELKTGYARTGSGRRQNYTFAPASRMRSTFIDNGLETPERLIRQVSHGIYARTMGGGSVTPGTGDYNFAVNEAYLIRDGEIAEPLKGASLVGNGAQDLQHIVGVAGDLALGQGMCGSVSGSLPTDVGQPHILISEITVGGRA; encoded by the coding sequence ATGCTGAATGAAACCCTGGCCGGTGAAGTGCTCTCGCTCGCGCGTGCGGGCGGCGCAGACTTTACCGAACTGTTTGTGGAAGACACCGTGACAACAGGTCTGCGCCTGCATCAGGGCGAGGTAAAGGACGCGGGCGGCGGCAACCTCTTCGGAGCCGGGCTGCGCCTGCTGTACGGCTCCCGTGTGGTGTACGCCTACACGAACGACGTGACGGCAACGGGCCTGCGCGACCTCGCGGGGCAGGTGGCCCGCGCCCGGGCAGGCTCGGGCGAGACGGACCGCGCCGGAACCGGCGGGCTGGACTTCCGGCGGGTAGACGCCCCTCCCCTGTACGTGGCCCGCGAACACCCCCTGCACGCTTCCAGCCGGGAAAAACTGGCCCTGATGCGCCGCGCCCACAGAGCCGCCGCCGGAGCACCCCAGATCAAAACGGTGGACGTAACGTACTCGGACCGCGTGCAGCGCGTGCTGGTGGCGAACAGCGAGGGCATGTGGGCCGAGGATGAGCGCGTCTGGACCCGTATGGGCGTGACCGCCATCGCCCAGGACGGCACCCTGCGTGAAACCGGCACCTGCAGCCCTGGCGCGGGGCAGGGCCTGGAATTCTTCGAGACCTTCAGGCCGGAGAGCATCGGCGCGGAGGCTGCCCAGATCGCGGGGGCGATGCTGCACGCCTCCTACGCACCCGCCGGCAAGCTGCCCGTGGTCATAGGCAACGCTTTCGGCGGCGTGATCTTCCATGAGGCGTGCGGGCATATTCTGGAAACGACTTCGGTGGAGAAAAACGCCAGCGTCTTTGCCGACAAGATGGGGCAGAAGATCGCGCACGAATCCGTAACCGCCATCGACGACGGCACCCTGCCGGGTGCGTGGGGCATGGTGAATGTTGACGACGAGGGCATGGCTGGACAGCGCACCGTCCTGATCGAGAACGGGGTCCTGAAATCCTTTCTGGTGGACCGGGTGGGCGAACTCAAGACAGGGTACGCCCGGACGGGCAGCGGGCGGCGGCAGAACTACACCTTCGCGCCCGCCAGCCGGATGCGCTCGACCTTTATCGACAACGGCCTTGAAACGCCAGAACGCCTGATTCGCCAGGTGTCTCACGGCATCTACGCCCGCACGATGGGCGGCGGCAGCGTCACGCCCGGCACCGGCGACTACAACTTCGCGGTGAACGAGGCGTACCTGATCCGGGACGGCGAGATCGCCGAACCGCTCAAGGGGGCCTCACTGGTGGGCAATGGCGCGCAGGACCTGCAACACATCGTGGGCGTGGCGGGTGACCTCGCGCTTGGTCAGGGCATGTGCGGCAGCGTGTCCGGCTCACTGCCCACCGATGTGGGGCAGCCGCACATCCTAATTTCGGAAATTACCGTCGGAGGCCGCGCATGA
- a CDS encoding GNAT family N-acetyltransferase produces MHHDLQLNGGDLTLRPLGEADILPLCLLAQDCLPELQHMSTPPSHPAYYRLALDAPDAMPFAVYVGREVAGTTRYGDIRAAHAGLEIGWTWLHPRWHGSGVNRRMKALLLAHAFEVMGMERVQIKTDILNTRSQRAIEKLGLTREGVLRSHMRRPDGTMRDTVMYAVTRSGWPEVRRRLTV; encoded by the coding sequence ATGCACCACGACCTTCAGCTGAACGGCGGTGACCTGACCCTGCGGCCTCTGGGGGAGGCGGACATCTTGCCGCTGTGCCTGCTCGCGCAAGACTGCCTGCCCGAGTTGCAGCACATGAGTACCCCGCCGAGTCACCCCGCGTACTACCGCTTGGCCCTGGACGCGCCCGACGCCATGCCCTTCGCCGTGTATGTGGGCCGGGAGGTGGCGGGCACCACCCGCTACGGCGACATCCGGGCAGCCCACGCCGGGCTGGAGATTGGCTGGACCTGGCTTCATCCACGCTGGCACGGCAGCGGCGTCAACCGCCGGATGAAAGCGTTGCTGCTGGCCCACGCTTTTGAAGTCATGGGCATGGAAAGGGTGCAGATCAAAACCGACATCCTGAACACACGCTCGCAGCGTGCAATCGAGAAGCTGGGCCTGACCCGTGAGGGCGTGCTGCGCTCGCATATGCGCCGCCCGGACGGCACCATGCGCGACACGGTGATGTACGCGGTCACGCGGAGCGGGTGGCCAGAGGTACGCAGGCGTCTGACCGTCTAA
- a CDS encoding DUF3006 domain-containing protein, whose amino-acid sequence MKDNGGGTQGGRQERWTVDGLEDTPRGPVARLEREDGSTFDLPRQALPPGVREGDLLGVEDGPDGAVVRVLEAETRARREEAQRRLDVLNAAAVGDGEINL is encoded by the coding sequence GTGAAGGACAACGGGGGAGGCACACAGGGCGGGCGGCAGGAGCGCTGGACGGTGGACGGGCTGGAAGACACGCCGCGTGGCCCGGTGGCGCGGCTGGAGCGGGAGGACGGTTCCACCTTCGATCTGCCCAGGCAAGCGCTGCCGCCGGGTGTGCGTGAGGGTGACCTGCTGGGGGTAGAGGACGGCCCCGACGGTGCGGTGGTCCGCGTGCTGGAGGCTGAGACGCGGGCCCGGCGCGAGGAGGCCCAGCGCCGCCTGGACGTGCTGAACGCCGCAGCGGTGGGAGACGGGGAGATCAACCTATGA
- a CDS encoding ComEC/Rec2 family competence protein, with protein MSDKKPASRRASAPKTTSPKAPARTSKSGGTKGARASSKRAGAGRGGLRPNGPTTSDKLGLLVLALTIGLAACTDRMGHGGGQQKAPDGPTGQVTIRFLDVGQGDAVLIRSPEGKTLLYDGGRSSERMKGHLQTYGVDKLDLMVASHADADHIAGLVVAAEQAKPTLFINNGLAGTTRTWERLVSVLKDAGTTFQKANGQLINLGSVKVRVIAPPPGMGDDQNENSVGLRVEFGDFRALMTGDSEKPETAAWLAEDRAEVKGPFQVYKSIHHGAANGDHAAWLAAVRPENVVIGVGENSYGHPTKTALDLYKQNGIRVYRTDRQGTVTFTGNADGTYTATTDR; from the coding sequence ATGAGCGACAAGAAACCCGCCTCCCGCAGAGCGTCGGCGCCCAAGACGACTTCGCCCAAAGCGCCTGCCAGAACCTCCAAGAGCGGTGGAACGAAAGGGGCGCGCGCCTCTTCCAAACGTGCTGGGGCAGGCCGGGGTGGCCTGCGTCCCAACGGACCCACGACTTCCGACAAGCTGGGCCTGCTGGTGCTGGCGCTCACCATCGGCCTGGCCGCCTGCACCGACCGGATGGGTCACGGCGGGGGCCAGCAGAAAGCACCAGATGGGCCCACTGGTCAGGTCACCATCCGTTTTCTGGATGTGGGGCAGGGCGACGCCGTGCTGATTCGGAGTCCAGAAGGCAAGACGCTGCTGTATGACGGGGGCCGCAGCAGCGAGCGGATGAAAGGTCACCTCCAGACCTACGGGGTGGACAAGCTCGACCTGATGGTGGCGAGCCACGCCGACGCCGATCACATCGCCGGACTGGTGGTGGCCGCCGAGCAGGCCAAGCCGACGCTCTTTATCAACAACGGCCTGGCGGGCACCACCCGGACGTGGGAGCGCCTCGTCTCGGTCCTGAAGGACGCGGGTACCACCTTTCAAAAGGCCAACGGGCAGCTCATCAACCTGGGCAGCGTGAAGGTGCGCGTCATCGCCCCGCCCCCCGGCATGGGTGACGATCAGAACGAGAACAGCGTGGGCCTGCGCGTGGAATTCGGCGACTTCCGGGCGCTGATGACCGGCGACAGCGAGAAGCCCGAGACCGCGGCCTGGTTGGCAGAGGACCGCGCTGAGGTCAAGGGTCCCTTCCAGGTTTACAAGAGCATTCATCACGGGGCGGCCAACGGGGACCACGCTGCCTGGCTCGCCGCCGTGCGCCCCGAAAACGTGGTGATCGGCGTGGGTGAGAACAGCTACGGCCATCCGACGAAGACGGCACTGGACCTGTACAAGCAAAATGGCATCCGGGTCTACCGCACGGACCGTCAGGGTACGGTGACGTTTACGGGCAACGCCGACGGGACGTACACGGCAACGACGGACCGCTGA
- the rpsO gene encoding 30S ribosomal protein S15, whose product MIDKQKTIQAHAKSASDTGSTAVQIALLTERIQNLARHLTENKKDKHGQRGLQLMNGQRRRLLKYLERTSYDEYIALTDQLGIRRGQRIVR is encoded by the coding sequence GTGATCGACAAGCAAAAGACCATCCAGGCCCACGCCAAGAGCGCGAGCGACACCGGCAGCACCGCTGTGCAGATCGCCCTGCTCACCGAGCGCATCCAGAACCTCGCCCGTCACCTGACCGAGAACAAGAAGGACAAGCACGGCCAGCGCGGCCTGCAGCTGATGAACGGTCAGCGCCGCCGCCTGCTGAAGTACCTGGAGCGCACCAGCTACGACGAGTACATCGCCCTGACCGATCAGCTCGGCATTCGCCGCGGCCAGCGCATCGTCCGCTAA
- a CDS encoding DUF2252 domain-containing protein — MTVSHVLPSRPLPSREERTAWGRHLRHVLPRSAHEVLLPPEEDRNVLATLRAGTEGCLPHLVPLRFGRMAASPFAFFRGTAGRMAADLARTPVTGERVQASGDAHCANFGAFATGERHLVFDLNDFDETLRAPWEWDIKRLAASLVLAGRTAGHTEREARASAQGAVRAYRLHTRTYATLPHLDVWYDRIDASEALADMGADTRRHGHEMFSRARERTHLHTLRKLAERTPNGWRLRDDPPLLVHTDDPRLEGWDVSGWLDEVRGCYLDTVPPDRRALLARYHLADWAMKVTGVGSCGRRVLVLLLAAEGDDVIFLQAKEARSSVLEPFAGAAETRSAAHRVVFGQQLMQSATDPFLGWATCGPHTFYVRQLRDMKGRFDLERVRSRTLEEIGELCGWALARAHARTGDAAVTGAYMGGGERFDCAVTAFAAAYADQAERDHAQLVQAIRGGEIEAEAHPED, encoded by the coding sequence GTGACCGTGTCCCATGTCCTGCCCTCGCGCCCCCTGCCCTCCCGTGAGGAACGTACGGCCTGGGGCCGCCACCTGCGCCACGTCCTGCCCCGCAGCGCCCATGAGGTCCTGCTGCCGCCAGAGGAAGACCGCAACGTACTGGCCACGCTGCGGGCCGGAACCGAGGGCTGCCTACCGCACCTCGTGCCGCTGCGCTTCGGGCGGATGGCCGCCTCGCCCTTCGCCTTTTTTCGGGGCACAGCGGGGCGGATGGCCGCAGATCTCGCCCGCACGCCCGTCACCGGGGAACGGGTGCAGGCGAGCGGCGACGCCCACTGTGCCAACTTCGGGGCCTTTGCCACCGGCGAGCGCCACCTGGTCTTCGATCTCAACGACTTCGACGAGACGCTGCGGGCCCCCTGGGAATGGGACATCAAGCGGCTGGCCGCCAGCCTGGTCCTGGCCGGACGCACCGCTGGGCATACCGAGCGCGAGGCCCGCGCATCGGCGCAGGGGGCCGTGCGCGCCTACCGCCTCCACACCCGCACCTACGCCACGCTGCCGCACCTCGACGTGTGGTACGACCGCATCGACGCTTCCGAGGCGCTCGCGGACATGGGGGCCGACACCCGCCGGCACGGCCACGAGATGTTCAGCCGGGCGCGGGAGCGCACCCACTTGCATACCCTGCGCAAGCTCGCCGAGCGGACGCCAAACGGCTGGCGGCTGCGGGATGATCCCCCGCTGCTGGTCCACACCGACGACCCACGCCTGGAGGGCTGGGACGTCTCCGGCTGGCTGGACGAGGTGCGCGGCTGCTATCTGGACACGGTACCTCCGGACCGCCGGGCGCTGCTCGCGCGCTACCACCTCGCCGACTGGGCGATGAAGGTCACGGGCGTGGGCAGCTGTGGACGGCGCGTGCTGGTGCTGCTTCTGGCCGCAGAGGGCGACGACGTGATATTCCTACAGGCCAAGGAGGCCCGCTCCAGCGTGCTTGAACCCTTTGCCGGCGCGGCGGAGACCCGCAGTGCGGCACACCGCGTGGTGTTCGGCCAGCAGCTGATGCAGTCGGCCACCGATCCCTTTCTGGGCTGGGCGACGTGCGGGCCGCACACCTTTTATGTCCGGCAACTGCGGGATATGAAGGGACGCTTCGATCTGGAACGCGTACGCTCCCGCACCCTGGAGGAGATCGGCGAGCTGTGCGGCTGGGCCCTGGCCCGGGCCCACGCCCGCACGGGCGACGCGGCGGTCACGGGCGCCTACATGGGCGGCGGCGAGCGCTTCGACTGCGCCGTGACCGCCTTTGCCGCCGCCTACGCTGACCAGGCCGAGCGCGACCACGCTCAGCTGGTGCAGGCAATTCGTGGCGGCGAGATCGAGGCTGAGGCCCACCCGGAGGACTGA